The following are from one region of the Littorina saxatilis isolate snail1 linkage group LG2, US_GU_Lsax_2.0, whole genome shotgun sequence genome:
- the LOC138960097 gene encoding uncharacterized protein isoform X1: MAESWVPCNWKNDKVLELAVLSFLQNCPFSQILHEDRGPPTAEDLDVCRCVTSFTNDVIRIRIKHQDDAGFILKIAPDSKKDDMTELLLPPERGQMEFEALTYFNTLVPGCAPCPLFYDKFNKILCMRELSDHQPLSGAVLSGQFSDIGARALGTALASLHAVTHTLTVGTDRLQELSQQFRARDSMMTLLRTYHFERPFDPSDSGRRCHPSVLRMLPEVFGDAAVMKAKEEVKRSFMNDLECLVHGDLHIESVLVNGSDIKIIDAEFTRVGPCAYDLGLLLATLLIVFHRYRHVVLVPQRPDLYNSQHTDDIADPDHIVKASDTVNVASTQSDTKDSCVSGGEKNGHGKLIKKGKKCQDVPKTQGDGGRENCFAEAVDCRDGNADENTADSHQVFNIEESLKTEDSDQGSGRRKPDANDADSGNHGSSNHDNLAAPDTDEAKVELEDQTDVRADDIIRKCSVLLQEYTERLGESLHSSVRDREKFQQTLLQGVAAFTGCEMLAWVIGPPHMDFMDSSPPAQVDCVRTALHLLRHMQRIVCVEDLVRLLHPTYGKNVSQRQDNLTGDDSK, from the exons ATGGCAGAAAGCTGGGTTCCGTGTAACTGGAAGAACGACAAAGTTCTGGAATTGGCGGTGCTGTCTTTCTTGCAGAACTGTCCTTTTAGTCAAATTCTGCATGAG GACAGAGGACCACCTACTGCAGAGGACCTTGACGTTTGTCGTTGCGTCACAAGCTTCACTAATGACGTCATCAGAATTAGGATCAAACATCAGGATGACGCAGGATTTATACTAAAGATAGCGCCTGATTCTAAGAAG GATGATATGACAGAACTGTTGCTCCCGCCAGAACGAGGCCAGATGGAATTCGAAGCCTTGACCTACTTCAACACCTTGGTGCCCGGATGTGCTCCCTGTCCACTTTTCTACGACAAATTCAACAAAATAT TGTGCATGCGGGAGTTGAGTGACCACCAGCCACTGTCCGGAGCAGTGCTGAGCGGTCAGTTCTCGGACATTGGAGCGCGCGCCCTGGGGACAGCACTGGCCTCACTGCATGCGGTCACTCACACCTTGACCGTGGGCACGGACAGGCTGCAGGAACTCAGCCAACAGTTTAG GGCGCGAGATTCTATGATGACTTTGCTCAGGACCTATCACTTTGAACGACCTTTTGACCCCTCTGACTCCGGAAGACGTTGCCACCCATCCGTACTGCGCATGCTCCCAGAGGTCTTTGGTGACGCCGCTGTCATGAAGGCAAAAGAGGAGGTCAAAAGGTCATTCATGAATGACCTTGAGTGTTTAGTTCATGGTGACCTTCACATTGAGTCTGTTCTGGTCAACGGCAGTGACATCAAG ATCATCGATGCGGAGTTCACACGCGTGGGTCCTTGCGCTTACGACCTGGGTCTGCTGCTAGCCACTTTGCTCATCGTCTTCCACCGCTATCGGCACGTGGTGCTCGTCCCACAGCGACCTGACCTTTACAATTCACAGCACACTGATGACATCGCTGACCCAGATCACATTGTCAAGGCCTCTGATACCGTCAATGTAGCCTCGACACAGTCAGACACAAAAGACTCTTGTGTTTCAGGTGGAGAAAAGAACGGTCATGGTAAACTCATAAAGAAAGGTAAGAAGTGTCAAGACGTGCCGAAAACACAGGGAGATGGTGGCAGAGAAAACTGCTTCGCAGAGGCGGTCGACTGCAGAGACGGTAATGCTGACGAAAATACAGCAGACTCACACCAGGTTTTTAATATAGAGGAGAGTTTGAAAACAGAAGATTCTGACCAAGGGTCTGGGAGGAGGAAGCCCGACGCTAATGACGCTGACAGTGGTAACCATGGCAGCAGTAACCATGACAACCTGGCAGCGCCGGATACGGACGAAGCTAAGGTTGAGCTTGAGGACCAAACAGACGTCCGTGCAGACGACATCATTCGCAAGTGCTCTGTTCTGT TGCAAGAATACACAGAGAGGCTGGGTGAAAGTCTCCACAGCAgtgtcagagatagagagaagttCCAGCAAACATTGCTTCAGGGTGTGGCTGCCTTTACTGGCTGTGAGATGCTTGCGTG GGTGATAGGTCCGCCACACATGGACTTCATGGACTCCAGTCCGCCAGCACAGGTGGACTGCGTGAGGACTGCGCTCCACTTGCTGAGACACATGCAGAgaattgtgtgtgtggaggaCTTGGTCCGTCTTTTGCATCCCACTTATGGTAAAAATGTTTCTCAGCGCCAAGATAATCTAACGGGTGATGATAGTAAATGA
- the LOC138960096 gene encoding uncharacterized protein, giving the protein MAAFPVITPSLGLAVTLAVLSMCVVTILPSQADTRSKGDVKTMEVSKEIKYCPFFNNRAPEVQRNLKNCTWFKESSCCRQEEIDATFGRVKPLRGASPECQRYTNYLMCYICSPDQHRFYLMESLTVCEEFCQAWYDACKTAILKGSVIRSLYADGEAFCRSRRFKVDTVKNGKCFFFDARQDKNGAARETRCKVGHLVLLALFSVFVIDLRGIF; this is encoded by the coding sequence atggcggcctttCCGGTAATCACACCGAGCTTGGGTCTGGCCGTGACGCTAGCCGTGTTGTCGATGTGCGTGGTCACCATCCTCCCCTCTCAGGCCGACACCAGGTCCAAGGGGGACGTCAAGACAATGGAGGTGAGCAAGGAAATAAAGTACTGTCCCTTCTTCAACAACCGGGCTCCCGAAGTGCAGCGAAACCTGAAGAACTGCACCTGGTTTAAGGAAAGTTCGTGCTGCAGGCAAGAAGAGATCGACGCCACGTTCGGACGAGTGAAACCTCTGCGTGGCGCCTCCCCCGAGTGTCAGAGGTACACCAACTACCTCATGTGCTACATCTGCTCCCCCGACCAGCACCGCTTCTACCTGATGGAGAGTCTGACAGTGTGCGAAGAGTTCTGCCAGGCTTGGTACGACGCCTGCAAGACCGCCATCCTCAAAGGTTCCGTCATCAGATCGCTGTACGCGGACGGTGAGGCTTTCTGCAGGAGTCGCCGCTTCAAGGTTGACACTGTGAAGAACGGCAAGTGTTTTTTCTTTGACGCCAGACAAGACAAGAACGGGGCAGCACGTGAAACACGCTGCAAAGTGGGTCATCTGGTTTTGCTggctttgttttctgtttttgtgatAGATTTAAGAGGTATATTTTAA
- the LOC138960097 gene encoding methylthioribose kinase-like isoform X2 → MAESWVPCNWKNDKVLELAVLSFLQNCPFSQILHEDRGPPTAEDLDVCRCVTSFTNDVIRIRIKHQDDAGFILKIAPDSKKDDMTELLLPPERGQMEFEALTYFNTLVPGCAPCPLFYDKFNKILCMRELSDHQPLSGAVLSGQFSDIGARALGTALASLHAVTHTLTVGTDRLQELSQQFRARDSMMTLLRTYHFERPFDPSDSGRRCHPSVLRMLPEVFGDAAVMKAKEEVKRSFMNDLECLVHGDLHIESVLVNGSDIKIIDAEFTRVGPCAYDLGLLLATLLIVFHRYRHVVLVPQRPDLYNSQHTDDIADPDHIVKASDTVNVASTQSDTKDSCVSGGEKNGHGKLIKKGKKCQDVPKTQGDGGRENCFAEAVDCRDGNADENTADSHQVFNIEESLKTEDSDQGSGRRKPDANDADSGNHGSSNHDNLAAPDTDEAKVELEDQTDVRADDIIRKCSVLW, encoded by the exons ATGGCAGAAAGCTGGGTTCCGTGTAACTGGAAGAACGACAAAGTTCTGGAATTGGCGGTGCTGTCTTTCTTGCAGAACTGTCCTTTTAGTCAAATTCTGCATGAG GACAGAGGACCACCTACTGCAGAGGACCTTGACGTTTGTCGTTGCGTCACAAGCTTCACTAATGACGTCATCAGAATTAGGATCAAACATCAGGATGACGCAGGATTTATACTAAAGATAGCGCCTGATTCTAAGAAG GATGATATGACAGAACTGTTGCTCCCGCCAGAACGAGGCCAGATGGAATTCGAAGCCTTGACCTACTTCAACACCTTGGTGCCCGGATGTGCTCCCTGTCCACTTTTCTACGACAAATTCAACAAAATAT TGTGCATGCGGGAGTTGAGTGACCACCAGCCACTGTCCGGAGCAGTGCTGAGCGGTCAGTTCTCGGACATTGGAGCGCGCGCCCTGGGGACAGCACTGGCCTCACTGCATGCGGTCACTCACACCTTGACCGTGGGCACGGACAGGCTGCAGGAACTCAGCCAACAGTTTAG GGCGCGAGATTCTATGATGACTTTGCTCAGGACCTATCACTTTGAACGACCTTTTGACCCCTCTGACTCCGGAAGACGTTGCCACCCATCCGTACTGCGCATGCTCCCAGAGGTCTTTGGTGACGCCGCTGTCATGAAGGCAAAAGAGGAGGTCAAAAGGTCATTCATGAATGACCTTGAGTGTTTAGTTCATGGTGACCTTCACATTGAGTCTGTTCTGGTCAACGGCAGTGACATCAAG ATCATCGATGCGGAGTTCACACGCGTGGGTCCTTGCGCTTACGACCTGGGTCTGCTGCTAGCCACTTTGCTCATCGTCTTCCACCGCTATCGGCACGTGGTGCTCGTCCCACAGCGACCTGACCTTTACAATTCACAGCACACTGATGACATCGCTGACCCAGATCACATTGTCAAGGCCTCTGATACCGTCAATGTAGCCTCGACACAGTCAGACACAAAAGACTCTTGTGTTTCAGGTGGAGAAAAGAACGGTCATGGTAAACTCATAAAGAAAGGTAAGAAGTGTCAAGACGTGCCGAAAACACAGGGAGATGGTGGCAGAGAAAACTGCTTCGCAGAGGCGGTCGACTGCAGAGACGGTAATGCTGACGAAAATACAGCAGACTCACACCAGGTTTTTAATATAGAGGAGAGTTTGAAAACAGAAGATTCTGACCAAGGGTCTGGGAGGAGGAAGCCCGACGCTAATGACGCTGACAGTGGTAACCATGGCAGCAGTAACCATGACAACCTGGCAGCGCCGGATACGGACGAAGCTAAGGTTGAGCTTGAGGACCAAACAGACGTCCGTGCAGACGACATCATTCGCAAGTGCTCTGTTCTGT GGTGA